The Gymnogyps californianus isolate 813 chromosome 19, ASM1813914v2, whole genome shotgun sequence DNA window AGGAAGATGATTACgcctctttttctgtgttttgaagcTTTATTTATATTGATAGATATTCGGGAACTGTTTGGACGGTATATGCTGCAGGCACAGTCTTCACATAATTGCCACAACTGCCACAGCAGGAACGCGGCAGTCCACAGCGACTGCAACCCAAGTCCTAAATTAAACGGtaggttaaaaataatgttgctaATAAGAAAAGTAAGCGATAAAAGagagacaatgaaaaaaaaccccagcttaCTGCAAATTTCTCATTGGTGGCAGACACTGATGCCAAAATAGAAACCTTGGAGTTAAAAAAGAGCTCCCCAAGACACGCCACAGTGATTTAATTAAGAGCGTGAGCAACACGCCAGAGAGGCAAGGGCTGGGAATTAggggtgccagggctgggggtgcccggGGAAACCCCCGGCGGGTTTCGCTCCCAGCCCACGGCTTTTGAGCCCATCCTCGTGGTacctgcccggccccggcccaTGGGGGCCTCACGGCTTgaaggcaggagccaggctgcgGCAGCTCAGCCGGTTAAAAACGCCCCGAAGAGGGCAAAGCCGGTTTGATGTGCCTTTGCCGGGCAGGCGATTTTGAATcgcagcttttttcccccttccccgggAGCCATCTCCCCTTAAGCCTCCACGCCGGGCTCGGGCCGTTTGCTGGGCAGGGCGGCGGGCGAGGGTGGAAAGAGACCTTCGGTGGAAATGCTCCAGTTTTGGTGTTTTCACCCCGTCCGGGCCCTTGCGTCACCCCAACGCTTGGGGGTCGGTTCCCTTGCAGGCAGGTTTGCCCTCGGCCATTCCCCTCGGGAAGGACGGCGGCCCGCaccccgccccggccccgggcacAAGATGGCGGCAGCCGTGAGGGCGCCCGCCGGAGCGAAGGgtcggggcggcgggcggcggggcggagagcgcccggcggcgcggcgctgAGGAGGCCGCCCGGCCCGCCGTTCCCTCCGCCGCCTCGTGACGGGCtccggcggccccgccgcggcggggtGGGGCTGCAGCGGCGGCCGCAGCCGGGCcgaggaggcgggggggggggccctgcCTGGCGTctgccggccccgcggcccggcATCGGCGATGAGCGGCGCCGCGGAGGCGCGGGAGCTGGAGGAGCGGctgcgggaggcggcggcgctggGGGACGTGGAGGAGGTGCGGCGGCTGCTGGGCGCGGGGGCGGACATCAACTCCCGCAACGAGATCAACGGCTGgtgaggggcggcggggccgggggcgggaggcgggggcCGGGGTCCCAGCGCGCTGCGGGGGGGGTACGTGGGTCCTCCCGGGTGGGTCGGGCTGCCAGTGCCCGGAGGCAGGCCCCCAGCTCGGGCTTGCTGTGGGGCCCGGGTCCCTGCTGGGGAGGCTGGCGCTGCCCTTGCCTTGCACGGGGTGTTTGGTGAGATGCGTGTTGGACGCGGGGCACCCCATATGAGGGTGGGCACCCCTCGTTAGGTGTAGGGGAGAGCTGCTTTGAGGATGcagctcttctgtttcttaGTTTTCCTatttacaaaaaaggaaatgctaatCTCAGGAGGCTTTGAGGTTTACTGCTAAAGAGGATCATAATAAAAGGAGGCCACCCTCCTTCCACCTGTCACTACGTGTTTGCTCGAGGACCTCTTCTAAACTTGCTCATGTCCACCAGCACAGCTCGTTGGGACAGCAGTGGAGAGTCACTCTTTCCGCTGTAGCAAGGCAAAGGAGGGCCTTGCCCCGCAGAACTTACAGCAGgttaataacttttaaaaagtgatgcaaCGAAGGAAACTTTATTCCCAGTTGTCACTCTACATGCGACTCAGATGAATTAGGACAGGCACGTGAGGAGGAGCCAGGGCGATAGATCTGAGGCTGATGGCAAACcccctctgcttccttccttgcaGGACCTGTTTGCACTGGGCCTGTAAGCGGAACCATGCTCAAGTGGTGTCCTGCCTGCTGGATGCTGGTGCAGATAAGCAGATCCTCACCGCCAAAGGAGAGCTGGCTGCACAGTTAACTTCAAAACCAGACATCCGGAAGATTTTGGGAGGTACCGTTCCCACCTTAAAAATCATCTAGATTTCTTGGTCTAAAGACTAAAGCATTTGTAGTGCTTTTATCTGAGGCAGTAGATTGGCAAAACTTTAGCTAGGGCTATTGTATCTCATTAGAGAGCTCCGATTGATAACTGTAATTCATACTCAGGCAAATAGACTTGGGGATTTCAGGTAGGAAGGCCTTTTATTCTGAGCTGTGTCATCAAGAGATTGAAGAGCTGTATACTTCGGGAAATGTGCTGCTGCAATCGTATTTGCTCTCATTAAGCAGAAGCTAGCATGCAGGCTGCAAATGGAGGCTTTCACAGTTGTACAATTTGACTGTTGTCTGACCATAAGAAATCTTACAAAGCCACTCAAAACaactgcagcatttcagaagtTATGGCTTCTGAGCATTTTGTTATACTGGGACTTGCAGTATGATTAAATTGTGCCCCATAATTCTCTCATCTTACACTTTTCGTATGCACAGCAAACCTAGTTAGATGCAACACTCCTTGAACACTGCCAGTGCCCGCTTCCCTCAGCATCTAGGTACTGTGCTCCAGATTAAAATCTTTAAGTGCTTCACCTTTGGAAATGTTGGTGTTCTATCTTCTGCTCATTGCACTTAAATTGCTCTCTACAGTGATATGCTCTTACATCAACAGTGCACGGTTATCTTAAATGAAGTTGCAGCTAAATCATGACTAAGGTTCTAACAGCCACAACTGAAGGAATGGCATGTTCTTCGCAtgagcatttttgttttcttttgggcaAGGTGTTCATCTCTTGGACTTAGTTCACGGCAAATGACTTGCATTCTGTTTTTAACGTCTAAACTGTCAAGTGTGCGTGAACGAACTCTGTTCATAGTtgcctcatttttctgtctgtgaagCTTTCATGTGTTTCCTGGGGAATAAACACGTATCACTTACATTCTCCTAAATGGTTTTTATTCTGGGAGTGTAGTGCTATTGAGCAGATCTTTCTGAACTGCTGTGACATTAATATTAACGTCCTGTAATCCTCAGTCAGGCAAGAATGTCATTTACTGCAGTACTTTAAAGGCAAATAAGAGTTGGCTTGGGTATTATATCAAATAGTCACTTACCTGAAGAAATACTCGGTTTAATTTGTTGGCGTGGGTCATAATAAACTATTTACAGCAGTGTTATTAAAAGCATTGTAAAATGAGATTTAGCGAAGAACTACTAGTCATACAGTTCTTTGGAAACACTGGAATAACACTGCTAGAAATGACGTTATCTTTCAAcggttatttttttccccactttgctTGTGAAATACACAATACCTTGTTGAAAtttgtagatttttctttcattttacagctACTTGCCTTCTAGGTGTTACATATTTATGATACAGTAGTATCATCCTTTGATTACCTCAGAATGTGATGCAGTTTTAAGACACAATAGGAAAACTAACTAtattcaaaatgagaaagacCTATCCAATAAcgtggtggggttttttctctctccatcccctaccCCCCGCTTTTTGAACTTCATTAATAGAGGAAGAAACTGAATGTCAAGGAGTGAAGGATTTAAATTTGCCAATTGTTGCAAACTACTTGGCCAACCCACCATTCCCATACGTTTACACTGAAGAAAGCATTCCGGACAGCTTGGCAGAATCCCAGAATCAAAGTGCTTCCACCTCTTCTGCTTCCCAGTGTGAAACTAGTCCTTGTTCATCAGCGACTCAGGTTGAAAGCATACGCACCCCTACATCATGCAGCAGCGAAGATGATTTTCCCGCACTAGACCCTGCAGAACAGCTGCCCGCTCTGTCAGCAACTATTGCGGCACCGAAATGCATCGAGCCTGAAGCACGCAACGGCCCCGTGTGCCAGCCGTCCTCGCCTCACAGCAGTCTCTTCTCGCCAGTAGCATCCAAACAGGCTGTACCTCTGCAAACCGCCAGTTCACCTACTGGGCCCGCGCCAACGTTTCAGCCCTTGTTCTTTACTGGAACTTTCCCATATAACATGCAAGGTAATGAAGTGTAATTTCCCATCCTTCTATTATATTCTGTGCCATGTTTTTGTTACTGGCTGAAAGATGAAGTTAAAGAATCGTTCCACTTTCAGACTCCTGGGGAATAGAGGCAGAGATGTTGAATTCTTTGGCCAAAAGTAcccagaactttttttttctgttctgctaaGTAAATTAACTgttatactgtattttaaacatggTAATACTTTGCAAACCGATGGAAAGATTGGTTTGCAAGTCCAAGCAacataaaaattcaaattttgcACTGTATTATATAGCATCAAATGCATCTCTGGTCGTTTGGTAACAACTTGACTTTGTGACTGGATGGATCAGATTTTTAATGCTGCAAACATGGTTCCCCTGTGTATTTCTTGCTGTTCAAATGGAAGCTCCTATTAACTGCACAGTACTTCTCAGTGAGATAATAGGTACAGTATTATAAAACCTGAATTCAAAAGATAACGGTAAATACTTTAGTGTTAGGTTTggcttggtttttgttttgttttgttttgtttttctagggTAAAAACcttttaatctatttttcaaTCAGAACTTGTGCTTAAGGTGAGAATCCAGAACCTCAGAGACAATGACTTCATTGAAATTGAACTGGACAGACAAGAACTGACCTATCAAGATCTGCTCAGAGTGAGTTGCTGTGAATTGGGCATTAATCCAGAACAAGTAGAGAAGATCAGAAAATTACCTAATACACTAGTAAGAAAGGTAAGAATTGAAATCAGAGATTAATTTGACTTTGCACTTTGCAGACATCAGAGGaggtgtttttgaaaaaaagactgGCAAAACATGGCCTtgtgttaaaaaacaaaaactggcAAGCTCACAAATTCAAAAGGATGTTGGCCTTTTCTTAAAACTTCATCAtaacttacttttaaaaatattcttgtcaAAATAGGCAGAGTATTTCAGCTCCTAAAGCGCATAAAACTAttacagcttgattttttttttaaatgtatcagaaacagtgcaTTAGTGTGCTTTTAACATAATTGCCATGTACTGCTTCACTGTTTGCTTGcctaaaaagaacaaatagtAAGGGGAAAAAGACCCACACAGTGGCATGTGAATAATTTAAAGATATGCCGTTAACAAATGAACATGCTCTTCTGTTCCAAAAACACCTATTCTGGAGGTCtgtaaatgaaatgcatttggTCACAACTTGTAGTTGTGACACGcgcaaacacacacaaatcatAATGAGggtcaaggagaaaaaaattgagggttcaaggagaaaaaaaacccaaacatgctTTGAAAGAGTGAGTGTATActggtaggatttttttttttcattatttatgcCTATCATTGGGTGTGACCTCCCTGGAATTTTAGTTTTTACTTCCTTTAGCTATTATTATAACTAATAACTACCAGGTATGTTTAGAAGTAATGCGTAGTTCTGTCTGTTCTTTAAAAGGACAAGGATGTTGCCAGACTTCAGGACTTCCAAGAGCTGGAGTTAGTTCTTGTGAAAAGCGACAGCTctcctttcagaaatgctgcatcAACTTTGACTGAGAGACCGTGCTACAACAGTAGAGCATCAAAGCTGACTTACTGACTCTTCGAGATGCCCCTGGAGTATGAAAACCTGGTAATTATATGCTGCTGCCTTTTGAAGGCAGCGAATTAAGCGTGTGTAAAACCTTAAGTTATTGTTAGGGTTACTATTTTAACTAATAGtttatcttttatatttaatatcccctttgcttttatttttttacttgataCTGTATTCAGATAAGGGATACCTCATTTGTCTACTAAAATCACATGCTTCCAATGTATTTCAATGACGTTTATTTGGCAACAGAGGGCAGGAAAGACTTAATTACTGAATGAAAAGTATGTTGAGTACTCCCATTCTTTGACCAAATAAGACTCATGGAAAAGAGATTCAGGAAAGTGTGTGTTTGCGCACGCGTGcgggtgcgtgtgtgtgcgtgcgtgcgtgtaGTTTTTAAACTTCCTGATTAAGTTAAACGTCAGAGGGTATTTGGCATACAATGAACAGTTGCtctctaaaaatgtaaaacttgcAAGTCCTTCATCTCTTGCCCCTTCACAAAGACTTACCAAGATGTGTTGTTTTGCCTGCTAGGGATAGAAATACTTAATGCTCTGAAGTGACAGGAGAAAAATTTTCACTGGGCTGAAAATAAGTGGAGTCAGAGTGTCCACATCTAAATGTTTCTTTCCCATATGAGAATATTGTAACTTAAGTGATGGCATCCCTCCAcctccacaaaaaaaatatggaagtcTCTCAATTAAGGAGCATTTAAGACACAAAGCAAGTTAAAGTGCGCTTTCAAAAGAAAGCCCTTATGTTTCAGGAGCTAGGGAGGGGATCACAAAGCTGTGTCCATggctttatgtatttattttcccaatGACATGAGTAGACTATGCATTACTCACACCAAAAGTCAGTACTGTTAAGTCAGGTAACTTCTTTATGGCCCACCCTCACAGACCAGTTACAGGGTGTGTGGTTAGTTTCTGCTGTGTGAGGAGCAGGCGAAGCACAACAGTATACTCTTGAGGTATCACAACTGTAAGGAGCGTACCACGCTCTTGATTAGCCATACTAAACTAGAAACATACGCCGTTAGCAAATAAATAATCCGTAACTTTACGCGTTGCACAGGCTACCATCACTTTTACATAGTGTCCAAAGTTTTAGCCAGATGAGTACCGAAAGGGCTGAATGCCTCCAGGTgctttcagctgaagttttgGGGGGCAAAAACCCCTATACTCTGGTTAAGCTACAGACTGCTTAACTTGCATTTAAGCAGgtcagtaatgaaaacatccatcTGTGGTTTTATGAATGGCAGAAGTCATCATTAAAACACACCCTGAAGTCACTCCCTTTCAATCCGAACAAAGTATTTAAGTTGCAGTATTGCTGGAGTATTAACAGCCTGAAGCTTTTCCTGTTAACGCGGTAGTCTGCAAAGTTACACCTTaggaagctttttgttttcttttgtaccAAAAAGTATGAGGATGACCTTTGCACTAAAAACCTTAATTGGGTTCTGGGGTGGGTGGAGGGCTGAGGGAGTTGTTTTTTCTGGAcatgagctgctttttttttcccccccaataGTATTGATTTTCCTTCCATCTCTACTTTATTAAGCTGCATGAGAGCAGAGCTTATGCACAGCTGATGCAGTGTTGTTTGTTGTTGATCTGGATTGTAATGTTGCCATTCAGACCATAAATAGTACAATCAACATGTTTTGGTAGGAGCAGCATGGCTGCCACCCTGTCTTAGcttcctgcagcacagctgcttcATCCTTGAAGTGGCTCCTCCAAGCGAGGTTAGTAAAAGCATGCATGTCAGAAGAATACAGAAACCCCTTCTGCCAGCAGAAGAGACGCTTGACTCTGGGTTCAGGATTTCACCAAGTTCCTTAGGTTTAAAAATCTTGCTTAGtgcattcaaaataattatCATCCTTTCCCGCTTGCTCCATATACACCTTACCCCTTAAACTCTGCTAACTCCCCATGCTTAATCCTGGCCCGTCTCTATccaggagctgagctgctttAAAGCCCGATTCAACTCCTGGTAAGCTCAAGACTGTGACACAGTATGAAGTAAAATTTCCTAACTATGgctcctgctttgtttttcttataggacaggaaaggaaaggagtttTTATTTAACAATTGTATATTTGTCTTTTCAGCATAGCTTGGAGGCTAGTTCAGATTATGTGCAATAACTGTTTGAAAAACAGTAGTAGTTAAATGGCTCAAAATTACGAGTatctaatttcttttcagttcctttGTTTAGGAAATCAGTGTAAAGACTGCCTCCACTAATTACTGAACATTCAGCTACAGGAGCAGCTGgtttaaaaaagctttatttgctCTAGTTTCCACCAAGAATAACTGTTAATGTGATAAGACTAAAACTTTAATCATGATCTGACTGTAATAATAACAGTAAGTCTATGCattcagagaaatatttttgtatgttttatgcAGTTTGATAAACTCTAAGGCACACTAGTTATGTTAActggtttttgttgggtttttttttctttgaacaatAAACCGTTGGTATGACAACTGAAACTAAGTTTACAAAACTTACTGTTCTTCCAAGGACAACTTTTGTTTGCACTACAAACTTGTACTGAACTGACATTGCTACTCTTCACTTATATTAAAGTATCAGTTGTTTCAAGTATCTAgacctcttcctttttcaggggctggggggcagggTGCGTGTGGGGGACGATACATGGCAGTCTAGAGTGGACAGGACACTCTTAAAATTTTACACAACTTTGAAAAATCATGGGCCAGTACGTTTTTAACACCTAAGAGAAGGCTGTCAGGCTGTCAAAACCAGTGCTCAGTCCCCTGTGCCCCTGTATGGGTGGGGGCTTTAGAATGATAAAAGTCAAAAAGGGAACGTGGCTGGCTGTGTGTGGTATCCACATATTAGTCATTATTACTTCAGGTCAAGTCCTGAATACTAATATGAAggataatgctttttttttaaaatgtaaattcagtGCCTTACAGACACAGCACTGAAGTATGTTTtactgtctctgctgctgacaaGTACACATTGCAGTTCTTTTCCAACAAGAACTACACTTGCTTGCACTACAGCTTCACAAGAAAGCGTAAGgcatgtctctttttttcccttgtatcTGTGCTAACATGCAGAGTGTGCATGCCTACCAACTGCATACAGTTGTTAATTCATATTCCAAGCTGATACTACAATGGAAATATAAGGCAGTCTGATGGCCAGTCTCAGCAGTGGCATCTTTCTGATAATGCTGTAAAAGTCTAACTGCTTTATAAAGGCTTAAGGCCTACATTTTTATTGTGAGATTTCTATAATTTCTTAACCAACTGCAGCATAAGCCGCACTTTTTAGGGGACACAGAATCCAAAAGCCATTTAACTGCTGAAAAAGTAAGCTTGACATGAAATACTAACTGATggcaccaaaaaaccccaaacccacaaacacCACAGAATAACTAAGCATCCAAATTAATGGACTAAGCTTGAAGACATGAGTAGATTTATTAGGAAAGAAacttatttaatattaaacGTTCAATGACAGAGACAATCAAATTCGTAACAGAAATTCAAAGatactttatttccatttctcgTATATCAAGAAGCTAGGAATAGCTTAGTTGTAAAAATGGGATTCATTTTAGTTCGATTCACACAAATACTAAACATTTATTCTTGTGTTTTAAAGTCCAAGAATGAAAACTTGCAATTAAACACTGAGCAAGCCATGTGTTCAGGTTATGTTGGTTTCTTATCTTAAAaagtcttaaaagaaaaaaaggatacaGGACTTATATTCTCAGTAGCATATGTGCTATTATCAACACATCTTTCTGAACTCTGGGAGGAAACACCAGTCctgaattaaattttataaaaaaaaaatttctaactcaactttatatttttctacGCCACTACAGCTTTCTTTCACctcattttaaagcagatctTCAGTTTAAGCTGTCTTCCGCTGTCTTCGCAGACTCTTCATGTAGTAGtcctaaaatgcaaaattttggGAAAACAGACAATTAGACAGCATTAAGAGCATTTCGTTTACCATTCCTATATATTGGCCCAGTTGTTAGCTGTCATCTTAACTCTACAAAAATGTCAACATTGAACATGACTGGCTTTAGAAGCAATAATGTAGCATTAATGGTTTAATAATCAACATTAAGTGTTTAAGAGTTCCTAGCATAAATAACGAAACTACAGTAACAAATTATGTTGCAAGAAGCTCATTTATCAGCTGTACTCTCCATTGTCAGTTCCTTATTTCAGGAATACAACTAAAGACCTTCTGTAAGAGTAAGAAAGCTATGTcaagagtggggaaaaaacttcaagttttccttttaatatggTATTTGTATTTCCTATTGTTTAGCTGTTTCACTTCCAACAAACAGTTTTCAGCATACATTCTTGCCATGAACATTGTAATCATTCGGTGGCAtctgtatttgtatttacatttgCCTTAGAAGTCTGTTATCAGCCATTCCACTTCTCTGTACTATGGCTGACTGCAAATTCTCCTACACAGTAGGAAATATTAAACACATACCTCTTAAAGACTTGAATTGCATTGAAAGTAACAAGGCGATTATTATGTAgtgtttattgcattttaaactcTTTAAAGATATCTAATTCTGGGCAGCACTGCATCCCTACATACAGTTGAAAGAAAATTCCATTCTGTTAACATCAGATTTACAGTATTCACACAATACACAAAAAGTCCTTTTCACTATCTTGAAAATCAAAAACACAACAGTAAGCTTAAAGATTACAGGCAACAGCATTCAAACATGGATGTGGGTAGAGAAAGGAGTACCTGGCATGAGTACCTGCTTAGTTTGACTGAAtccttgatttttaatttggcttttcATGGGCCGCTCACAACACCAACGCTGTGTGAGGTATGGTAGTCAGCTGCAATAATTCATAAACCCTACACTTCCATCAATCCAATGCTACTGGCTCTCGAGTTACAGAACAAACTGCATTAGAATGCAAggcaataaagcaaaaaaactaGAAACATCCTCGACAAAGAAATACTAGCAGtttatatgaaaacaaagtaGTCCAACATGTGCCTCAAATATTaagtattaaaacaaaagtttctGCTGATGTACCAACACAATATGGACTTAAATACAAAAACAGttcaacttttttaaaaaacgaTAACAAAatccctaaaaataaaaaaggataattaatttttctatggTGACTATATTACAAATATGTCCCAAAGAGGCACACTAATGGGGGCACGAGTCTGCTACAAAATAGCTGAGACAAAACAATGTAcctcaaaatgttttgcaggactacactgtcttttccttcagaagGTGCTTTAGTATGTCTTCTTACTTGGCTTAGTTCCATCTTCATCTGTGCATACTTACGCTGCACTGTtaaacagtaacaaaaagcCCTAATCAAAGTTTGAAATAATGCACTTACCTCTGTCTGATCTGAGGTCATATCAGATCAGTTTTAATTGGACTGAGTGTCACCTTCAGATTTAATGTCTTCACTGGTCCCATTGACCTCATTCTTAGTATCACTCTCCTTCGAGTCTGTATTTGTGTCTTCACTCTGTTTTTCTCGACTACTGGACTTCATACTACTTTTTTTATCATCAGATCCCCTCTTTTCTGCCATGAAAGAAGACATTGACCATGgatttcaaagtaaaaacaaacattgcACATGTGAGAGATATATTGCATACAAAATGGGACAATTACTTTCTATAGCAATAACAGTAGTACtcaaaaagttacagaaatagCCTTCAGACTACCATGCTAGAATGCAGAgggtacaaaaaaaaaggtcaaaggGGACAGTACAGGgtgaggaaaagaggagaaaggacaGACCTCCTAACAGAGGCAGCTACTCAGCTGTCTGTTGAAATAGACAAATTGGGGGTAAAGAGGCAGTCAAGAAGCTAGGCAAATGTGTAATTATGGTGCATGGCTTCCTTACTTATCCTGGGACTCTCTTTGTCCCCAAGTTTTAATTTATGATGGGTATGGCCTTCTTTGGCTTACAATTCTCATTAAATATGGTTCTTgaaaagagaatcagaaaagaatGATGGGACAATGCATCAGTGCATTATCAAATAAATCCATACTTGCCAATTAAAAAACCTAGCAACCCCAAACAATCAAATACTTGGGGAAACAAACAGTATAAAGCACTGCTAGCTTTGAAGGTGGGGATCACAGTGACAatcaaaattaacttttctgtaCAGTGTGTCACAGAAGCTGCACGCTTGTTAGCATTATTAATTCTCAATGTTATAAAACCGGCAGTCATTTATAATCCACTCATTAAAAAGGCTTGGGGAGAGAGTTTGGAAGATATATAAAAAGCACTATTTTCCAAAGGCAAAAGAACAGCAAGATGGGAAGATGGGAAATTCCACAATTTCATCATGAATTGGGAAGCTGACTGAAGAGTTTGCTACACTGCTGAAAAACCCATCTTTTCCTCAATAATCTtcaaagaaggaaggaagccagaagtaaaaatatttccaagggaagaaaaacattcagtatTAGAGCTGTGTGCCTCATCCATAAATTCAGTATTtacaaatttaataaaaataccaatCCCTTCTGTATTATTTCACACCATAATATTCAACCTTTGATCAGTAAAGACActttagagaggaaaaacaaaaaaatccgAAAAACCAACCTCTCGGATGTCATCATACAGAACAACATTCATGctcttttttctgattattcCCTGCTATCCGGGCAATTaagataaataatataaataaatatatatatcccCAACACAGGAGCACACAAATCGAACACtctgaaaaagctattttaaataatgttatcACCTAGACTGGCATAACACACTTTCATATTCcagaagacaaagcagaaattaagCTTTAAAAGAGAAGCAACATCCCAACTTCGTTTTAAAACAGACCACCAAAGGGAGGGGTAAAGCCCCCACACAGAAATGAGGGCAACTGCCTAATGAACACTACTACTGAGGTTTCATCTGAAGCAGCACATCCAGTGCACGGTGCTTGGAGAAAGCACGCAGCGATGTCAAAAAGCTAACTCAAGAACTAATAATTTTGTATCTGTCTGCCCTCGGTTTTGCAACTCCGCAGGTAGATTGCACTCTAACTAACCTTGTTAAAaagtcttctttttctgtcttatagGTATCTCCGATGCACACGTAGATCCACTGAGGAATAGTAGTCTTGTTTCCCCGCAGAGGACTAGTAGTCAGTCCAATAATCTTATCTTCTGTCCTATGTAGATATGGTAGATCTTAATAGCCCTACGGATGTGCAGTGTGCAGGGTTTTGTTctgtcttgtttgtttcttgaatTTGGTCAGGAAggataattttgtttcaggttaAAAACTACTATTAAACTGCGGTATGAAAGATGAAACTCTTCTAAAAACTTAAATAATAAGATAGGTTTACCATAGCAAACCTCCAGTTTGCCAAGCAGAACTGAGAAAGTGTATTCAACACATAGTCCAATAACTGAACGTCTTTCAGCTCCTGGAGTATCTGCAAGCAGTTAAGTTCCTCCACTGTGTTTTCAATCagtaagatttctttctttaaaagcacatACAATTAGTTTGCTGTTGAAACTGTGTATATTATTTCAGCTGTGATCTATCAGGTATAATCACATAATATTGACTTTGCTTCCTGATTCAACACATGCACATTTTTCTGATTGAGTTCGTGTGGGCAACTGAGATCTATTTTGTGAGAATTCTTACCAAGATAATGTGAATGGCTTTACTGTTCAGAGAATGCAAAAATCAGTCAAACACAATATTCAGTATTACTGAGGATTTGGGTGTTCTGACAGTATTTGCTGAGGTTTAATCACTAACATGAAAACACAATcacaaatataattatttttataaaagtatATGAATCCAGATTAAGGAAGGTAAAGAGCCAAGTTAAAGTGGTCTGGGGGCATGTTCCAGTATTAACCTTTCATAAAATGAAGGTAC harbors:
- the LOC127024066 gene encoding ankyrin repeat domain-containing protein 40-like, with amino-acid sequence MSGAAEARELEERLREAAALGDVEEVRRLLGAGADINSRNEINGWTCLHWACKRNHAQVVSCLLDAGADKQILTAKGELAAQLTSKPDIRKILGEEETECQGVKDLNLPIVANYLANPPFPYVYTEESIPDSLAESQNQSASTSSASQCETSPCSSATQVESIRTPTSCSSEDDFPALDPAEQLPALSATIAAPKCIEPEARNGPVCQPSSPHSSLFSPVASKQAVPLQTASSPTGPAPTFQPLFFTGTFPYNMQELVLKVRIQNLRDNDFIEIELDRQELTYQDLLRVSCCELGINPEQVEKIRKLPNTLVRKDKDVARLQDFQELELVLVKSDSSPFRNAASTLTERPCYNSRASKLTY